GGGTGTCCTACTGGATGAGGGGCCGCATGAAGAGGGAGGAACCTGAGCTTGACGAGACTCACCGTGGATCACATACATGGGATGGCTGAAGGGCTGAAAGCCTATGACCTTAGCCTCCGGGAGAGCACAGGGCTGAACCTCCTGGCCGTTGCGTGCAGGGCTGCGGATACCAGCCCGGGGGAAGCCATGCGAAGACTGGCTGCCGTGACGGTGGCAGTGGTACCCGTGACCGCAGGCCAGGGAGTCATAGATGGATTTGCAGAGTCGGTCTCGTCCATACTGGAGCACCTCGGTGCCCAGGCCTTCGTGACCGTTGCTACTGATGTCAGCGGTATTGCTCAAGCCGTTGAGGAGGGGGCCCGCCTGCTGTTCATGGCGGATGACCACCGGTTTGTGGCCTTGGACCTGAGAAACGGGGGCCTGGTCGACAGCACCGAGGCAACCGCCAGGGGGTTTGTGGCAGCCCTTGAGGCAATGTCCGGAGGCCTGGAGGACAAGAGCGTGCTGGTAATAGGGGTGGGACGGGTTGGAGAGGCAGCTGTCCGGGCCCTCCTTGACCTGGGGGCCCGCCCCAGGGTTCACGACATAGACGTGGCCCGGGCCATGGAGGTGGCGGGAAGGCACGCGGTACCTGTGGAGGAGGATCTGGAACATGCCCTGGGCCGCCACACCAGGGTTATCGACGCGTCCTGGGCCAGCGGGATCATTTGCAGCCACCATGTAACGCCCGAGATGGTGCTGGCTGCCCCAGGGATACCCCTGGGCGTTTCCCCTGAGGCCATTCCTCTCCTGGGAAAGAGGCTGGTGCACGATGCGCTGGAGATAGGAGTCGCTACCATGCTGGTCATGAGCCTCGGGTGAGCGCTGGGAGGGTTGTCCTTGCCTGTACGGAACCCCAAGAAAAGGTACTACCGGAAGGATGTTCCGCTGTTCCGGCTGGTCCAGAAGATCCGGTTGTGGCCCTCGCGCCGGGGCGTCCTCCACGGAGTAAGGGCGTTTAGGGTCAGGGGGCCCTATGCGGAGGTGGAAACCCACTGCGGCCAGCTTTTCAGGGTGCGCGACTCTAGAAAGAGCCGGGCGGCGAGGTGGCTGAGGAATAAATGGGTGGTTGAGCAGTGCAAGAGGTGCAGGATACCCCAGTGGAAACTCAGGAAGTTCGAGGCAACCGTGTTCAGCGAGCACTGGGGGTCCGAACTCAGGGAAGTGGAAACCGGGGAGAACCGGGACGAGCCAGGGGGAACATGAGACGAAAAAGCAGTCAAGAGGGGAGGCTAGCATTAGGGTATGGAGAAGCTCTACACGAGAATGGGTGACGGCTACCTAGAAGAGACAACGGTGGACCAGATCCGCGCGGACATCGAGGAAGGCACCCAGGAGGCTGCTCGGAAGGGGAAGACAGCCCCGCTGGGTGCAGACGAGATCCACCGGCTCCTGGAGATTTGCACGATGCCGTCGAAGTTTGTCAGCGTGTCCCGGGGCAACGAGGTGATCCTCTCCAGCGATGGGGGAATAATGGAGATACCCAGGCTAGGAATCCTGGGGAGACTTACTGGCATCCAGATATGGGAGAGGATCATCGGGGCTGATACCGCCGAGATGGGGCACCTGGACTACAGCTACAAGGCCGTGAAGTCCGTGGTACACGAGGAACAGAGGGACATGGAGGATGCCCTCCTATCCACTGTCCTGCCCCTCTTCTACGGTGCCATGCCCAACCTGGGCCTTTACACCCAACCCGATGGGCCTGTGCCGAATCCCTCGGAACTGCTGCCCCAGGGCAAGATCGCGGAGGCCAGGGAGTGCCAGCTGGAGGCCATGGAGCACTGCGTGAGGGACATGGTGTATGTGGCCAGCTGCATGTACGAGTCGGGTGCCGACGGTATCGACTTTGACACGGCGGGGGCCGCAGGGGACGCTGACTTCCTGGCGGCGTTGACGGCCACGGAGACCCTGAGGAAGAAGTATCCAGACATCTGTATCATGCTGGGGATGGCCGGGGAGACTGTCCTTGGCATGCACGGTGAACTCGAGTATGATGGGGTGAGACTGGCAGGGCTCAAGCCCCATGAGCAAGTGAAACTGGCCCAGAAGGCGGGTGCCACCATCTTCGGCCCCGCCATCAACACAAACACCAGCAAGTCCATGCCCTGGAACCTGGCTAGGGCGGTGACCTTCACCAAGGCAGTGGTGGAGGCAGCGGAGATCCCGGTTCACACCAACGTGGGCATGGGAGTGGGCGGAGTTCCCATGCATGACAGGCCCTGCCCTGACGCGGTGTCCAGGGTGTCCACGGCGCTGGCGGAGATCGGCAGGCTGGACGGGCTGTAGGTGGGTGTGGGGGACCCCATGGGGATGGCTATGACTCACTCCATGGCGGCGGGTATGAACGGGGTACGGGCGGCTGGAGATCTGGTTGCCCGGATGCAGATTACCCGGCGCATGAAGAACCAGGCGGCCAAGGAGTACGTCGCGGGCAAACTCGGAGTGAGCATCATGGAACTCACGGACGAGGCCATCATGGACGAGGTGAGAAAGGACCGGGATATAGGGCTTGTGACCCTGCTCCCCGGCTATGCCAAGGGGATAGAGGCCAAGTTCAACATCGCCAGGGTGCTGGGGATCGAGATAAACTGCGTGAACATGACTAAAGCGAGGCTCTTGAAGTAAGAAAAGAACCTGTGGGGCCCCCGTGGGGGCCCCCTTAGGTCATTTCTAGTGAGCTCCGATCGTCCAATACCTGTCATCGCCAGTCGGATGCGCTGTATCATCGGGATCCCCGTATATTGGGTGAAATTTCCTTACTTGTGCCTCCCCTCTAGCCATCTTTAGAGGATTCGTTGCTTTTCTCAAGCTCGGAGATAAAGCGCCCTTCTCGCAAAATTTTAAATGGTAATGATGGTTTATACCTGCTAGTTACAGCAACCAGCCATAGTCCTGTCGGGTATCCACCAGAGCATCCAATAGAACCGAGTCACCCTTGATTTGATAGATTAGCAGATATCGTTTTGACATTAAAAGTTTACGGTATTTCCTAGCCGGAATCAGCGGGTCAACCAGCCATGGATTTCGCTCCGGGAATATCTCCAATGACTTTGCTTTTTCCGCAAATTCGTCTACTAGCTGGAGAGCTGCCGTTTCACTAACTTGCGCCAGAAACCGCGAGTGGGATACTAGCATCTGTGCAGCTTCATGGGAAACGATGACGGTATGCCGTTTATCTCCGCTGTCCATCCAATACCTCCCGGACAGCGGTCTTCATCATACCGGATACCTCGTCTATGCTGTAGCCGTTCTCACCGTTCAGTCGGCTCTCTCCCGCCGCAACCAGATTTTCCCGTAGGCGCAACATACTTTCACGCCGAGCGAAAGATTCAATATCCATAACCACAAGATCACCTTCGCCATTTTTGGTCAGATATACCGGCCCTCCCGAACGTTTGCACAGTTCAGAGACTTCATTGTAGTGTTTGCGGATGGCCGTAGACGGTTTAATGTTCATCATTAAGATAGATCGCCTCATTTCGTAGCAATAATGTATACTAATTGTACGCTTATTATACTACAATCGCGCCAAATTGTAAAAGGTGAGTGTTCATCGCCAGGATTGACGCATCAAAGGCCAGGGGACGGTTCTTTTGACCATGCGGTCAAAAACAGGTCCTGAATGCCCTCAATGTTAGAAGGCTCAGTAGCTTCCGCCTAGGGAGCTTGCCTGCAGTCACGGTGCCCCACTGGCGTTCCACGCCGCCAGGATCGAAAAGGCGACAGGGCATCGAAAAAGGGTGCAGGAGGAAGTCCTGATGAGATATCCCGGGCTCGAGGCGCCTGGGGGGAGGAGAGGGCATCCCTTTTAGGGATGTGGGGGGTTGACTTATTTCCTAGTTCAAATCTATTATTGAGTTACTTAGTATTATTTATGGGACTAGGAGGGATGCCCGCGGGATACTGCCTGGCCTAATATTTACTGATTAAGTTAGTTAGGAGGAGGGTGTCGAGTGAAAGAGTTTTCCGCCCACGAGAGCACGAACCTGATGTACAGGCATGCCAGGGAGATGGGGCTCGAAACGGTGTTTGACCGGCACGAGGCCCAGCAACCCCAGTGTGGTTTCGGTATGCAGGGTGTTTGTTGCCAGCTGTGCAGCCACGGCCCCTGCCGCATATCCTTCAACGCCAAGAGAGGCATTTGCGGGGCCACTGCCGACACCATAGTGTCCAGAAACCTCGTGAGGCTTGCCACCCATGGCGTAGCAGCCTACAGCCACCACCTTGAGGAGCTGGCCAGGACCGTCAAGGCCGTTTCGGAAGGGAGGAGCCCCTTTGAAATCCAGGACGAATCCAAGCTGAGGCGAACAGCCGCGCTCTTCGGTCTAGACCCGGGCAGGCCTGTCAAGGACCTGGCAGGAGCCGTGGCGGACCTCCTGATTTCGGAGATGAGAAAGGACTCCCGGGAACCCCTGGCTCTGGTAAGACTACTTGCCCCCGTGAGCAGGCAGGAGATATGGGACAAGGCTGGGATCACCCCTGGCGGTGTGCTTTCGGAGATCCGGGATGCCCTGACGAAGTCGATGACCAGCATAAACACGGACCCAATGGATCTTCTGCTTACCACCCTTCGCCTCTCCATCGCCGCCGGCTACATGGGCCTCGTCGGTACCATTACCGTCCAGGACATACTCCTGGGCACCCCCAGTGTTGTCCACAGCAGGGCAGACCTGGGGATACTTGACAGGGACACCGTGAATATCCTGGCCCACGGCCATGTTCCCCTGATGGCCACCGCTGTCCTCAAGGCAGCCGAAGAGGAATCCCTCCGGGAACTTGCGGCCGGGGCGGGGGCCAAGGGGATCAAGGTATACGGTTCCATGTGCACCGGGCAGGAGCTCATGCAGAGGTCTGGGAGCAGTGCCTCGGGATTTGCGGGCCAGCTGGGCAACTGGCTGAACCAGGAGTACATCGTGGCCACCGGGGCCATCGACCTGGTCATGATGGACATGAACTGCTCCACTCCTGGATTGAAACAAACCGCCGACGCGTTTCACACTAAGCTGGTGTCGGTCGACAG
Above is a window of Bacillota bacterium DNA encoding:
- the pylD gene encoding 3-methylornithyl-N6-L-lysine dehydrogenase PylD, which gives rise to MTRLTVDHIHGMAEGLKAYDLSLRESTGLNLLAVACRAADTSPGEAMRRLAAVTVAVVPVTAGQGVIDGFAESVSSILEHLGAQAFVTVATDVSGIAQAVEEGARLLFMADDHRFVALDLRNGGLVDSTEATARGFVAALEAMSGGLEDKSVLVIGVGRVGEAAVRALLDLGARPRVHDIDVARAMEVAGRHAVPVEEDLEHALGRHTRVIDASWASGIICSHHVTPEMVLAAPGIPLGVSPEAIPLLGKRLVHDALEIGVATMLVMSLG
- a CDS encoding type II toxin-antitoxin system prevent-host-death family antitoxin translates to MMNIKPSTAIRKHYNEVSELCKRSGGPVYLTKNGEGDLVVMDIESFARRESMLRLRENLVAAGESRLNGENGYSIDEVSGMMKTAVREVLDGQRR
- a CDS encoding type II toxin-antitoxin system RelE/ParE family toxin → MDSGDKRHTVIVSHEAAQMLVSHSRFLAQVSETAALQLVDEFAEKAKSLEIFPERNPWLVDPLIPARKYRKLLMSKRYLLIYQIKGDSVLLDALVDTRQDYGWLL
- the pylSn gene encoding pyrrolysine--tRNA(Pyl) ligase small subunit, whose amino-acid sequence is MPVRNPKKRYYRKDVPLFRLVQKIRLWPSRRGVLHGVRAFRVRGPYAEVETHCGQLFRVRDSRKSRAARWLRNKWVVEQCKRCRIPQWKLRKFEATVFSEHWGSELREVETGENRDEPGGT
- the cooS gene encoding anaerobic carbon-monoxide dehydrogenase catalytic subunit codes for the protein MKEFSAHESTNLMYRHAREMGLETVFDRHEAQQPQCGFGMQGVCCQLCSHGPCRISFNAKRGICGATADTIVSRNLVRLATHGVAAYSHHLEELARTVKAVSEGRSPFEIQDESKLRRTAALFGLDPGRPVKDLAGAVADLLISEMRKDSREPLALVRLLAPVSRQEIWDKAGITPGGVLSEIRDALTKSMTSINTDPMDLLLTTLRLSIAAGYMGLVGTITVQDILLGTPSVVHSRADLGILDRDTVNILAHGHVPLMATAVLKAAEEESLRELAAGAGAKGIKVYGSMCTGQELMQRSGSSASGFAGQLGNWLNQEYIVATGAIDLVMMDMNCSTPGLKQTADAFHTKLVSVDRVVRMEGVDTHVDYSPEDADKQARQLVAMAIEAFQGRRGHPFIPTSQASVVAGFSVEAIQDALGGSFGPLLEAIEAGSIKGIAAVVGCTNTRNGHDSKGLAIMKELMKNDVLVLSAGCMSSAAQMGSLMCPEALQGAGSGLREVGEALGVPPVLNFGSCVDIGRIGVAVTSLALAMGVDPSRLPVVVSAPEYLEQKAVVDGVFAVAFGLLTHLGPIPPVTGSPLVTKVLTQDIEGLTGGRVLVEEDPLKAARAMVDHIEEKRLSLGAR